The Argentina anserina chromosome 5, drPotAnse1.1, whole genome shotgun sequence genome includes the window ATATTACGATCTGGTGTAAATATTCAATCAGAAAGTAGGAAGACATGCGTTCTCTGGTTAGAACTGAATGCTGCCGACATTTAATAGAGCTAGTTTTCCTTTGCAAGGTAACTCGATGACACATGTTTGTTAATATTGCTATATCCGATCCTTTTTCTAAGAACCTTGTTAAACAAAACGCAGATTAGCAACTGTAGTGCGTGATTGTAGTCGACAGCACCTAATTTTCCAGTTATCTTCGAATATACAAGTTACATTTCCTGGGAAGGTTCTTTGGAACTTAATTGGGAGATAGCTTTACAGGTGCTTGCTTACCAATTAATTCAATTTGTTTCCGAGGGGACTAGATCCTTATGACCCGAGATTCGCTGAATGTCTCAGTTATTTGTAAGATAGATATTTCTTTCCGACTTGTTGAAGGGTTGTTGGATCTGACAACAATTCACAAACACACGTCGTGTGTTTGTGTTGGGCCATTTTTTCCTCCCTCGTGTTAGTTTCAGGTTGCCGATCTAGTTAGAATGCTTTGGTTTATGTCTTTACTATCACCCCAAGTGAAGTTGGAAGTAAATTTACCTATGACGTTACTTCTGTTGAAATTGAACATTTCTGTTTGGTCGCTAGTCATTTTGGAAAGTTATGTAATGTACTATCGTGTATAACAACAATTGAGATAGTACTATCAATTACCGTAGTCCATTCCAGTACCATGTTTTCGATACTCTTCGCATGGAGATACGGACCTTTAATTAGCAGAGGGTCGAGAAACTTGACGCCCTTAGCCTTGATCAGTCTAGTAGGGCTTTCTCTTCGCGCTATCAcacatatgaaaaaaaatgggaCAGATTGGATTCGATGTTTACATTTCAATTGTTCTTGATGTGCTTTTGCTACCAGATGACAAAGAGCAATCAACCACTGAATATGGGGAACGGATTGAATGCACCTTCAGTTTTTTAGGTATTTGGACACCGACCTTTGTACACATGACACGTGGTTTTCCACTTTGTTTTATGAACTATTAAATAAAAGAACACTTAAATCATTCATTTAATTTTCCCCTTTTACCATGCGATCTCCTTTTATGTCTTCCATTGATGATGATTGAAACAACGCTGTGTTAAATCAATGCCCCaccaaatttcaattttccgGCAAATGAAAAGGGTTGAAGGTAAGGTCAAAAAATTCATATGATTTCAAaccttttttttcggtttgtGCAAACTTCTTTTTTAGCCTAGGTTTTCGATATAGATAGTGCATAACTACATCAATATGATTGCATTTTAAAGGTCATGCCTTGTGACAAAATGTAAATGGGTCATCGGGGTTCTGCATGAACCCATACCCCGCAACCATCACCGAACTTAGGTTCCACTTTCAGGCTGATTCCACTTTTTGCATATGCCACAAACATGTTTTGATTTAGTAAACTTAGGGATTTGGCCTCCAGAATGAACCTTCAATGTCTTTGGAATTTTTAGTTCCAAGCCTCAGCATTCCAGATCATGTTTGGAACCTATGACCTCTTGAAATTTTCTCGATAGACTTTCATTTGAGTTTAATTACTTAAAATAAGAGGAGAGATGGAAAAGGCCAAGAGGGTaagaatggaaaagaaaataacgcATTTATTTAATGTTAAACATAGACGCCACATGTCAAGTAGACAATACACTTTGCGATGGTGTCCATGCTCCGGTGGAGCACGGAATAAGCTCCCCTGAATATGAGGCTAACAACAATTATGAGATTAAAGAGTACGTACGTATATATCAGCCGGTAAAAATAGGTTTACATACAGGAAACAGATTGTATGCACCACGAACCTTCCACACCGGCGAATATTTTAATAGTCAGAAACAATCTGAGCCCTCTATTTTGTGGGATCCATTAGTTTTATAATCAAAACGTCCCTAAGTTTTTACTCTCCATTAACGGTGTCGAAGTGTATTGCTTTCTCGACCCGCGAGCTTATGTGGTTGCCCAACCATATCTCCGCCTTGAGACAGTGTCGGCGTCGTAAAGTTTTCTTCGATCAGTTCGAGGTGCATGTTCATTCGTCGGAGGAGGGAAGGgaacaaaattttaaaaactaaGGCAGCACTGGCTTATTTATATCCAGTTCACAATTGGATTGTCATCAGGCTCCCGAAGAGCCACTGTTCTGATGCTATTTGGTTCATTTTCAACTTTAGTCCCAAGGCTAGAAAGTGTATTGGATTCCTCGTGATTCAATATGCCTACCCTGCTACTCTGCTAGAGTATGATCGAAACCAAGGCAAGATGGCTCATTGATGGTCTTCCTTGGTCTTGGACTATGTTTACTGCGTTCGTAGTACGTGAAAAAGTTGATTATAGAGGGAGAGAGCTTGAAGATGAACGTGAGTAGTTTGTGGTCACTGGTCAACTAGGTTTGTTTCTGGGTAATCCTCCGTAGACATGGATACCCAACCAAAAGGAGATAAATTTTTTCAAATCCCTTAGATCGACTCTTCCGTCATGTTCCTCACGGTCGGCAACATGAATACCAGATTTATAATTTGCTCCATCGTCGCAGCCGTGGCCGTGTTGCTCGAAGGTGTTGGCTCTGGCACCGGCCTTGCGGAGGCGTTCTTTCTTACCTTATCGGAGTTGCAGAAATGACGCCGCCGTCGCACTGTCGCTCTTAATTACCACATATCAGCTAACCTCCGTTTTGATCTAACGGTGCACGTGAGCACGTGCTGATGGTGGTAGTACTCTAACGGTGCGCTGAATAGACTCCCTTACATACATCGAACTTTGTGTTCATAACTTCATATATAGCGTCGAGTCGTGGAAGACAAGTGAAGCTTCTAAGCATGCTGGTTCATAAATTAGATAATAATACAGTATGTCATGTCAGAGAAAGCAAAGGACAATAATAATTCAGAACAAACTAGAACGTTGAGATCCACAGTGAATAATATATTAGGATTCGATCCCCACTAGTTAGATCACGTATTTGGTCATTCAAACCGGCCGTGCAATCAAACACATGTTGTAAACCCTTTGGTGTAGTACAATTTGACGATCATCATCGAGTAGCAGCATATCTCGTTGAGAATACACTTGAGCAGGGTGGTCGGAcattgtaataatcggttaaaCGTCCGAGCCTACTGTAGATGAATAAGAGGCTTAACTGCCTACTAGGTCCATACGCATGACTAGTTCTTTCCAAGCGTGACATGAAAACTGTACCTCACCCACTTATTCACCCTAAGAGCTACTCAACAATTAAGTAACTCGCAGCTAATTAACCAAAAGCTAGCCATTGTATTAACATAAAGACATTTCTTATGTACCCATAGATGCTATATTGGATTTGAGTCAGATTTTCGGATCAGTCTATATTGACTGACAGCCTCCATTAATACAGCTTCGAAAAGTAAAGAGAAACCCATATATAACTAGCTAGGCTGCACCATGCTTAATTATCTCCGGTAATTAGCAAAGGTCGACTGATTTAGAGATAGCCCTTCTGGCAAAACCCAAGTAGAGTATATTCAGCTTTATCTTTCCTGCAATTGAGGTAATCTAGTTAGGCTTTGCTTCATTCTCTCTTTATATGAAGTGACTCAGTTTGACATCAATTTATGGGTTTAAAATGCATCGAGATTAATTTAGTTGATGATGGAGGTGATCGACTTCCGATCCTAATTTGGCATTACCTCTACTACTCGTCAATTAAAAATCCCCAACTAAAAACTATGCATATTGATTATGAGAGTAATGCACTTTCCCATCATTTAGTGAACCACTCATAACTCACTTCAGGTGACAGTTAACTTGACATATCAACGTCACTATaacatgatttttgttttaaaattccTTAATTTCAACATTTTATTATGTTTTTACTTTCTTGATATATCTTTTAAGCCATGTCCTTTATATTTCTAAATTGATACACGATTTatacatcaattttttttgtctttctgATCTTCTATTATATTCACCATCTCCAAACTTCTCTCATCAATTTACAACGCAGCAGTGGTTTTTCTCTATTAATTGTATGAATTAGGAAGATAAATGGGGGACGATGCACGTCATGATGCTTAAGAATCCCAAGTTTTCTTTTAATCTGGTATTATAATACTTATCAGTTGCAATACTCTATTTCAGCCctaaaataacttaaataagAGAGAGATTGATAGGGTTGGGGTCTAAGACCCTGTGTTGGTTATATACCAGTATATTCAAGAAGACCTTTCTTCTGCATTTTTCAATCTGATTAGATCTCATCGATTATTGTGAGGTAGTTAGACAAGATCTAGAACTGAAATTATTactgttcagatcaatcacaTGTTATTATATTAATTTACCACAACAATTCGGCAATTCCTTCTGTATATGGATGATGAGATTCCATCTTAATCTGTCATTTATTTGGGAATAGGGTGATGATACTCTCATGAgtcaaatatatacatgttttgAATACGTATCACTAGATCATGAATATAGGGTTTAAACAATcttttaattaagaaaaaaaattaaaacagaaATATAAAAGAGTCAAAAATCATATTATGGTGATGTGGACATGCCATGTCAGCTGCCACCTAAGATAGGTTATGGGTGGTTCACTAAGAGTACAATTATTCAGTCCAATAATTCAAGGTCCCCTGTTCTTATTCGATCTTGGTTCGAAATTTGATGTGGGGATGCAGTATTGTCCTCTTCGTTATTTGATTTTGGTTTCACTAGGTGGCTCCTTTGAAGTAAATCTTGGTTCGACTCGTCACTGTCATACCACAATTCAGAAATTAATTGGCATATTTAGAATATGAAATGTAGATTCCTAACCCTAGCTGATTCAAAAATTGACCATAGTTGAAGAAGAAAGGATATGCTGTTTGATTAAGATGGTAAAGGTCACAGATAGTGAGTTATGTGTCTGGTATGAAGTGACTATTTGAATGCATACCGTCAATTTTATAAGTGACTTCTTAAAGagactaattaattaaatttcaaacGGTTATATACAATCGGTTGACCTAAAGTTCAAAATCATTATTTTTAcatatacatgtttcttgcaCTTTGTTCATGTAGAAGTGTTTTTGGCCATTTAATAAACATGATGTCCTAATCTCATATTGGTCGGTAGgaaaaacaaatatgcatGTAGCTTTCTATACTGTAGTCGAGTTTCGGCAAAACACAAATATCCTAAAGAAATTGTTGAAAATAATATGTACTTATATTGGAGAATTCCACTTGTGCTCGACAGATTAACAAATTAAAGAGAGTCGTCTTGAACTCTTAATGACATGATTGATAAGAGAACTCTTTTCACATCTGGAAATCGACATCTCCCATTTATCTAATGGTCCGCATGACCTTATCATCAGTATACTTCTATAGTATGACCTGAAGGAATGAAAGAAGCCGTCAAAGTGGTATCTGATTTGATTTAAGCTAAATAAGAGACTAGGAGGAGCGCGACGATATTTTTCCTATCCCACCAATTCATAGTGTCAGTGAAACTTgaactcttttttcttttttattgcaCATTAGTATCTGTAAATACATTAAGTATCTGTAAataacaaatcatatttggggGATTCAATTCACTTGTGGATTTCATATGTAATTTGTCTTGATTATAATATAGGCATGGAAGCATGCATGATGCTTGAGGGGTGGCCAGCACAAATTATAATCCAGTTGGAGTATGAATACGTgcgctatatatattttgttagcTAAAACCACGTACGAGTCAACTACACATTTGCAGCCTCTTATTCACTCATAATGGAGCATTCGAGGATATCAACCTTTCACATAAATATAGCCGCGTGTTATTCATCATCTAATAGACAATAGCTGTATGATGTAGCCTTCTAAACATATATTTGTCATAGACGATGGAATTTAGGCACCACTATCCCTAGCTACCAAGGCACCCACTACTACGTATATTTCGGTGCTTAGCATCCCTATTTTTGGGTGCATAATTGACAATGGTAACTTTCGCGTTAGGTCAAATTTATAGGATTGGTTATTTATGGAAAATTGCAAAAGTGAATGAATTAATTTAGGGTTTCATATCATCCCAATCAGGATGAAAACATTAAACCTCGTTGCAAATAAATGGTATTTTGGCATTGTGATTCCCTAGTTTGCATTGTAGACGAGAATTGACAAAATGagagatccaacaatcatctAAACATCAGAATAAGTTTCTCATTTCGATATTCACTAGAACATGAATAATGTGAACTATATCAAACCATGTTAGCTGGTGTTTCTCTCCAATATTTTTTTAGGGGTATTTTAATGTATACCCAATTTTTAGAAGCTCTTTTAAAAGAAGCtcacatattttttttcttcattatacACTGAATTATAACCATTCGTTTAAatctaaattacaaaatacCACTATTAAAATCCGATAAAAATGAGTGATTAGTCAATCAATAAATTGTGCTCTCATTAACTACATTAATTATAGATTTTCTATTATTCATCACAAATTTAGAAATAATGAAGCATTTCCTTTTTGACATATCTATAATTCAtaagtttttaaatttaaataaattcaaAATCGAAATCACTTTATGGTGATTTgaactttttctttctttttgttgaataatttaaaatttataatttcataGGTAATTCAGTTCAGTTCAACTATTTATTTACAACTTTAGTTTGAGGTAGAGATAAGTTTTTTTAATTCATATTTagtaggtttttatttttaattacaacctaaaaattaggtattTATCTTTAAAGCTAACATCTCTTATAGGAATTTTTACATCAATCTGTTTGTTAGGTATTTTATCATTCCAAAGATCTCTTTCGTAggttgaatttgaaatttatacTAATATGCATGTATCTATCTATTAGGTAATTTTTACATCAACCTGTTTGTTAGAGATTCTCTAATTTTAAAGATTTATTCGATATGTTGAATATTAATATTAATATGCATGTTTCTATCTATTAGGTAATAACATAGAGTGAACAAATATGAAGGTTGAAACCTATAACAAAAGATTTACCACACGAACAATATTTATGGTATAATAAtacgaaaagaaaagatttgagaaaatatatatatatatatatataatagataACATACGTACATTATTGATATATTcaaaagattgaaaaaaatgaCGAATGATACAAATACACAACAACTTTTGTGTTCTCTCGTACGATGTATAAAAGCTAGAATAGTGTTTGTATTTTGAAACTCTCATATGAGCTatataaagaatattttttcccaaaaaaaattgaaatcatcaatttaaaatagtgaaaaataaatgatatgaTTAAATTAAACATGTGCAATAAATAGATGCTACGATTAAGGAAACTAAAATGATCAAAAGGGCAAAATAGGGTTGTAGAAAAATAATTTGAGTTTAGattgaaaaaatatttgaGCGTGGGTTTGATTTAAAAGAGTGACTCCAATATTGGGTatatctttaatttttttaaacattTCGTTAAAGAAATTCCAAAACATACGAACTCTAGTGGATCAATAGCTAGCTCATCCACCAAACATTGCACCAATGTGGAAAACTTGATGAAAACAAGCATGAATATTTTACCATATAATGTTCAAGCATTCAACTACCAAAAATCATTCCTAAAGAATTATCCAATTTCATATCATATTGTCACATTCCTCATCGacattatagacgttttataCTAAAACCTTGTAAGAAATTATCACTACAATAGTCGCCGAGACCGCGACAGGCGCGTGCAACGTCCACATCCCCCAACTGTAGCTTGATTATACTCTAAACACCAGGCACGACCCCACCTCCTCCCCTTGTTCAGCATCCTGATCATGACACGTATCCGAGATAGTACCACCGCAGGATCTCCCAAAACGACGCCGTCCTGGTAACCGACGCTCAGGACGGTTCTGCTTTGCGGGCATTAACGGCAACACCGTTACGCACGCCGTAATCTCAACAAAGTTAGCGATTAAACATAGTGATACTAATGAAAGATCTCCCACCCAATATCTCGCGAGATAATGTCGGCGTAGGTCCAAGACGTGTGGGGGAGACATAATTCTGGTGGGGCCGGCGGTGATGAAATAGCTGGCGGTCATTTATTGGAGAAAGGGCTTACAGTAATTAAAGGCCCAAAAGCgagcctctctctctcagccCACACTAACCTCCCGTCGGTGCACGTCACCCACGCCTCACCACGCCTTCTTtgcctttctctctctctctctctctctcttcttcactATCTTCACAACCGTGACACCACCACCGctctctccttcttcaacaacCTCCACCTCTCGCTTTTCATAATCGCCGGCCGGGAAGTAGCTCCGGCGAAGCGCGTCGCCGGAGAATTCGGCTGGATCTGGGCGGCATTACGGTTTGAGGTACAGCGTCGTCACCGGAGATCGGAGATTCTGGAGTCCGGTAGTTTTCGGCCAGCTATTTGGAGGTGGAATGTGGTGAAAGTAGTAACGGTTACAGGTTTCGGATCTTTCTAAATATAGGTTGGTTGGCTGAAAAAGGAAAGAGGCGATCTTCTGGATCCGGCATTGATCGCAAAACGCAGcgttttagagagagagagagagagagagagagaggtagaTGTGCAAGGTGGAGAAGGAGAGAAGAGGAGTGATGGGGATAAGGGTGctgggtggaggaggaggaggagagaagcTGAAGAACCCGCTGCTGCAAACGACGTCGTCTTCGAGGTCGAGGATGAAGCTGTGGATGATAAGAGCGACGACGTCGGTGTTGCTGTGGACGTGTATTGTGCAATTGACGGCGTTAGGGGATATGTGGGGGCCTAGGGTTTTGAAGGGATGGCCGTCTTGCTTCTCTCAGGAGAGTGCTGTGGCTTCCTCGGTCTTGCAGGAACGCATGTCTAACGTTCCGGCCAGAGTTCTTCCCCCCAAGAGtgagtctttttttttcttgggattaattttttttaattaaatgtgAGTTTTTGATTGAATGAGTGGAGTTGTGCTAGTAGTTTAAGTTGTAAAGATGTTAAATTCATGAAATTAATTAGCTTTATCATCTCATTTTTCGACGATTCCCTCATTGTTGAATGTGAATTTTCTGTGCTGTGGCATTAGGGGTGTACAAAAACAATGGCTACCTGATGGTTTCGTGTAATGGGGGACTTAATCAGATGAGGGCTGCGGTGAGTTTGTTGTTCTTCGCAATGTTTTTAGCTCTGCATAATATCAAGAGTTCAATTTTGCAAGCTACTTGACAGCTCTGTTTCTTGCTGCTGGTTATCggtttcttatatttgatgttGGTGGTGGTGTGTGCAGATATGCGACATGGTTGCTATTGCGAGATATTTGAATGTCACGCTTGTAGTTCCCGAGCTTGATAAAACGTCCTTTTGGGCCGATCCTAGGTGTGTTTATTTGATTGAATTAACATTCCTTCTTGCAAGTACTGTTGAGACTAGTTTGTAGTACTTACCAGTCAATTGCTTGGTAATGGCAGTGAGTTTCAAGACATATTTGATGTTGATCACTTCATCACATCCCTGAGAGATGAGGTTCGGATTTTGAAAGAGTTGCCTCCCAGGGTTAAGAGAAGAGTGGAACTAGGAATGGTATATACCATGCCACCAGTTAGTTGGTCTGACATGTCTTATTATCGTAATCAGGTTAgttcttttcattctttttgctCACTCTATGTGGCTCGGCAAGAAGGTCTATCTTGCAATTCTTAAACATTCATAAAGCTCAGTTTTGTTAATGTGTTTGTGAAACTTCTTCTCCCAAAGTAATTGTGTGCTCTTATGTTTCACACAGATTCTTCCTCTgatacaaaaatacaaaattgTACATTTAAATAGAACTGATGCTAGACTTGCCAACAACGGACAACCCTTGGAGATTCAGAAACTTCGGTGCCGAGTAAATTTTAGTGCTCTGAGATTTACTTCTCAAATAGAGGAGTTGGGTAGAAGGGTCATAAACCTTTTAAGGGCAAATGGTCCTTTCCTGGTTCTTCATCTTAGATATGAAATGGACATGTTGGCATTTTCTGGTTGCACCCAAGGTTGCAACGCGGACGAGGTAGAAGAGTTGACAAGGATGAGGTAGCAGATACTTTCTTGATAGTCTATGCATGTACAATGCATTTAAAACTTAATTTCCATCCACCTTATGGTTTCATTTTCTTGCAGATATGCATATCCCTGGTGGAAAGAGAAGATAATAAACTCTGACCTGAAAAGGAAAGATGGTTTGTGTCCTTTGACACCAGAAGAAACTGCTCTCACACTGAGTGCACTTGAAATTGATCCCAACATCCAGATCTATATTGCTGCTGGTGAAATCTACGGTGCTGAGAGGAGAATGGCAAGTCTTGCCAAGGCTTTTCCGAAATTGGTAAGTAGATGAAAGCTGAAATCACCTTCTCTATGCAGTATATAGTTAATTTTGTGTTCTCTGTTTATTCTCATGGTGactgttaatttttttaaacagGTCAGAAAGGAGACACTGTTAGAACCGTCAGACCTCAGGTTCTTTCAAAACCACTCCTCCCAAATGGCAGCATTGGATTATCTTGTCTCATTGGAGAGTGATATCTTTGTTCCCACGTATGACGGAAACATGGCTAAAGTTGTTGAAGGCCATCGCAGGTAGTTTGTGTTAATAGTGTTCGCATTTTCATTTGGCTTGGGGCTGTTGATTTTTAAGACATTCATAATATTGTCTACTATAGGATATGGTTCATGATATGTTTCTCAGTTTACTGCTAAGTGCATATCCCTCGTGTCTTATTCATGGTGAAAATTGACATTAAAGGGTTATTGGGTTTTGATGTTCCTTCAGATTTCTCGGGTTCAAGAAAACAATTCTGCTGGACAGGAGGCTCCTTGTTGATTTGATAGACCGGTATAATAGTGGAGAATTGAATTGGGATGAATTCTCATCTGCAGTGAAGGAAGCTCATGCACAACGCATGGGTAACCCAACTAAAAGGTTGATGATACAAGACCGACCTAAAGAGGAGGATTATTTCTATGCCAACCCAGAAGAGTGTTTGCAATTGTCAGATGATGAGCAATTATCAGATGGGCGATTGAGTAGTACATGATTATACATATTGGTTAGAAGATTGTGGAGTTCATGAAATGTTCTGCAGGTGTTGGCTACTTTTCCACAGATCTCCTAAGAAACTTCTCTATGGAGAGGGGAGGTATAGTGATAATGAAGGATTTTGATATGAAGATGAAGGGCCCAAAGATAATTGTGGGGTTTTTAAATTTGACATAAGCCAAGCCCTACCGAGGATCTTATGGTATCTCAGCTGGaggacattttttttatttttaaacttTTTAAGATAAGCCAAAATAATTCATCCAAATCATCATGTATAGAAGCCAAGCTACCCTGCCATTCAGGGTGAGAGAAAGTTGAACTGCAACTGCATTGGCATTGCATCTGTGGAGGAACGCAATTAGGTTTGGTTTACTTGGGAACTCTGCAAAATATCGAAAGGTCAACTCCAAAttccttaatttttttgtACTCTTTGCCTAAGGTAGATCCTAGACCTATGATATTGTGATTCCCTAGCATATATACTTCTACATCCCTTCAGATTTCCTGTTTGCACAGAGGATGACTGATAGAGATGGTAATgtattttacaatttactccAGAAATTTATGTCCTATAGTGGTTGATTCACTTCAAAATTTGgtgtttttatttgattttgggCAATTGTTAtacttttgagtttttatcaTATGACAATGACAAGTCTAGTAAAACAAACCCAGTCAACCCTCAATTGTTTGTTATCATCATGTCAACCCTCAATTGTTTGTTATCAATCATGATGATTAaggtggtttttttttttacgaaTATGATGATTAAGGATCTGCTTGTTTCTGTGTGACCGACTTCTATGTTTGTAACCACTTTGTTTTATCTTGGACAAAATTGGATTAGATTTTTGTCATGCCTTTGTTGGATAGAGAAAATTATTGAGGGGTTTCATATAAGATTTGGTTAGAGACCAAAAGATAATAGAAAGATTTGGTCGATACCGCTGGAATGGGAAGAGCTTCAAATAATTTGCATGTGGTCCTGGATTGAATGGATTCCATCTTAGTTGGTTGCATTCATTTCTAGGCAACTGGGCtaagtatatattttttcttcagtTTGGGTCTTATTCTGATATACACa containing:
- the LOC126793262 gene encoding rhamnogalacturonan I rhamnosyltransferase 1-like yields the protein MCKVEKERRGVMGIRVLGGGGGGEKLKNPLLQTTSSSRSRMKLWMIRATTSVLLWTCIVQLTALGDMWGPRVLKGWPSCFSQESAVASSVLQERMSNVPARVLPPKRVYKNNGYLMVSCNGGLNQMRAAICDMVAIARYLNVTLVVPELDKTSFWADPSEFQDIFDVDHFITSLRDEVRILKELPPRVKRRVELGMVYTMPPVSWSDMSYYRNQILPLIQKYKIVHLNRTDARLANNGQPLEIQKLRCRVNFSALRFTSQIEELGRRVINLLRANGPFLVLHLRYEMDMLAFSGCTQGCNADEVEELTRMRYAYPWWKEKIINSDLKRKDGLCPLTPEETALTLSALEIDPNIQIYIAAGEIYGAERRMASLAKAFPKLVRKETLLEPSDLRFFQNHSSQMAALDYLVSLESDIFVPTYDGNMAKVVEGHRRFLGFKKTILLDRRLLVDLIDRYNSGELNWDEFSSAVKEAHAQRMGNPTKRLMIQDRPKEEDYFYANPEECLQLSDDEQLSDGRLSST